In Macrobrachium rosenbergii isolate ZJJX-2024 chromosome 19, ASM4041242v1, whole genome shotgun sequence, the following are encoded in one genomic region:
- the LOC136848708 gene encoding neuropeptide-like protein 31, translating to MIGLRSQIALLVALMALVFCVSALPSGGTRHGFGGGFGGYGGHGFGGGFGGHRPFGHGGFGHGGFGHGGFGHGGFGHRPFSGNFGYRPYGYGK from the exons ATGATCGGTCTTCGTTCACAG ATTGCTCTCCTAGTGGCCCTCATGGCCCTGGTCTTCTGCGTCTCCGCCCTCCCTAGCGGAGGGACCAGACACGG CTTTGGAGGCGGTTTTGGAGGTTACGGAGGTCACGGTTTTGGAGGCGGCTTCGGCGGCCACAGACCATTCGGTCACGGAGGTTTTGGTCACGGAGGCTTCGGTCACGGAGGTTTTGGTCACGGAGGCTTCGGCCACAGACCATTTAGTGGAAACTTCGGATACAGGCCTTACGGATACGGAAAATAA
- the LOC136848707 gene encoding neuropeptide-like protein 33 has protein sequence MIGLRAQVALLVALMALVFYVSADPDAGTRHGFGGGFGGFGGGFGGHGFGGGFGHRPFGGGFGHGGFGHGGFGHRPFGGGFGGFGHRPYGFGR, from the exons ATGATCGGTCTCCGCGCACAG GTTGCTCTCCTAGTGGCCCTCATGGCCCTGGTCTTCTACGTCTCCGCCGACCCTGATGCGGGGACCAGACATGG CTTTGGAGGCGGGTTTGGAGGTTTTGGAGGTGGTTTCGGAGGTCACGGTTTTGGAGGCGGCTTCGGCCACAGACCATTTGGTGGTGGTTTCGGTCACGGAGGTTTCGGTCACGGAGGTTTCGGTCACAGGCCATTTGGAGGAGGCTTTGGAGGCTTTGGACACAGGCCTTACGGATTCGGAAGATAG
- the LOC136848460 gene encoding uncharacterized protein — protein sequence MIGLRAQVVLLVALMALVFCVSAHPDGGARHGFGGGFGGLGGFGGGFGGHGFGGGFGHRPFGGGFGHRPFGGGFGGIGGFGHRPYGYGR from the exons ATGATCGGTCTCCGCGCACAG GTTGTTCTCCTAGTGGCCCTCATGGCCCTGGTCTTCTGCGTCTCCGCCCACCCTGATGGAGGGGCCAGACACGG CTTTGGAGGCGGTTTTGGAGGTCTTGGAGGTTTTGGAGGTGGTTTCGGAGGTCACGGTTTCGGAGGCGGCTTCGGCCACAGACCATTCGGTGGTGGTTTCGGTCACAGACCATTTGGTGGAGGCTTTGGAGGCATTGGAGGCTTTGGACACAGGCCTTACGGATACGGAAGATAG
- the LOC136848462 gene encoding neuropeptide-like protein 30: MIGLRAQVALLVALMALFFCVSADPNGGARHGFGGGFGGLGGFGGGFGGLGGFGGGFGNRPFGGGFGHRPFGGGFGGIGGFGNRPYGYGR, encoded by the exons ATGATTGGTCTCCGCGCACAG GTTGCTCTCCTAGTGGCCCTCATGGCCCTGTTCTTCTGCGTCTCCGCCGACCCTAATGGAGGGGCCAGACACGG CTTTGGAGGCGGTTTCGGAGGACTTGGTGGTTTTGGAGGTGGTTTCGGAGGACTTGGTGGTTTTGGAGGAGGCTTCGGCAACAGACCATTCGGTGGTGGTTTCGGTCACAGACCATTTGGTGGAGGCTTTGGAGGCATTGGAGGCTTTGGAAACAGGCCCTACGGATACGGAAGATAG
- the LOC136848463 gene encoding glycine-rich protein 3-like: protein MIGLRAQVALLVALMALVFCVSANPNGGARHGFGGGFGGLGGFGGGFGGGLGGHGFGGGFGNRPFGGGFGHRPFGGGFGGAAGFGGFGNRPYGYGR, encoded by the exons ATGATTGGTCTCCGCGCACAG GTTGCTCTCCTAGTGGCCCTCATGGCCCTGGTCTTCTGCGTCTCCGCCAACCCCAATGGAGGGGCCAGACACGG CTTTGGAGGCGGTTTTGGAGGACTTGGTGGCTTTGGAGGTGGTTTCGGAGGCGGTTTAGGAGGTCACGGTTTTGGAGGAGGCTTCGGCAACAGACCATTCGGTGGTGGTTTCGGTCACAGACCATTTGGTGGAGGCTTTGGAGGCGCTGCAGGCTTTGGAGGCTTTGGAAACAGGCCCTACGGATACGGAAGATAG